From one Cyanobacterium stanieri PCC 7202 genomic stretch:
- a CDS encoding Ppx/GppA phosphatase (PFAM: HD domain; Ppx/GppA phosphatase family~TIGRFAM: exopolyphosphatase~COGs: COG0248 Exopolyphosphatase~InterPro IPR003695:IPR006674~KEGG: cyt:cce_0600 exopolyphosphatase~PFAM: Ppx/GppA phosphatase; metal-dependent phosphohydrolase HD sub domain~PRIAM: Guanosine-5'-triphosphate,3'-diphosphate diphosphatase~SPTR: Exopolyphosphatase), with translation MITTNNPSIAYQSLHSSRPLQDCTLGAIDIGTNSIHMVVVEINARIPSFSIIAKEKDTVRLGDRDPETGNLTPEAMERSLSALKRCKDLADSLRVDQIIAVATSATREAPNGIEFLSRIETELGIQVDLISGPEEARRIYLGVLSGMDFGGRVHSLIDIGGGSTEMVLADPQETRHLSSTKVGAVRLTQDFVTTDPITEKEFIRLQAYIRGMLERPVDEFKNALAEGEKPFLVGTSGTIETIAVIHAMETQGNEPNPLNGYEIPRKSIEEILKKLLKMNYEERASLSGMSDRRAEIIVAGITILLEAMTMLEIDSITICERALREGIIVDWMLQNGYIENRLVFQTNVRTRSVMKIAHKYQVDLPHGERIAQFALKIFDQIQGELHNWGEKEREYLWAAAILHNCGLYISHAAHHKHSYYLIRHGEFLGFTEIEVELIAQIARYHRKSKPKRKHETYYSLPHQYRKIIKQMSAILRLAIALDRRQIGAINDLECKYDSEYKKLHLQLIPAIKNDDCALELWNLDYKKPIFENEFEVKVLATLTN, from the coding sequence ATGATCACCACTAACAACCCATCTATTGCTTATCAGAGCTTACATAGTTCTCGTCCTCTCCAAGATTGTACCCTAGGGGCGATCGATATTGGTACAAACTCCATTCACATGGTAGTAGTAGAAATTAACGCTCGAATCCCCTCATTCTCAATTATTGCCAAAGAAAAAGATACCGTAAGACTGGGCGATCGTGATCCTGAAACGGGCAACCTGACTCCAGAAGCCATGGAGAGGTCGTTATCTGCCCTAAAACGATGCAAAGACTTAGCCGACAGCCTCAGAGTAGATCAAATCATTGCCGTTGCCACCAGCGCCACTAGAGAGGCACCTAACGGCATCGAGTTTTTGAGCCGTATTGAAACAGAATTGGGCATCCAAGTTGATTTAATTTCAGGACCAGAAGAAGCTAGAAGGATTTATTTAGGGGTATTATCAGGGATGGATTTTGGAGGTAGAGTCCATAGCCTGATTGATATTGGTGGTGGTTCTACAGAAATGGTACTTGCTGATCCCCAAGAAACCCGACACCTTAGTAGTACCAAGGTTGGCGCCGTAAGACTGACTCAAGATTTTGTAACCACCGATCCCATTACTGAAAAAGAATTTATCCGTCTCCAAGCCTATATTAGGGGTATGTTGGAGCGTCCTGTGGATGAGTTTAAAAACGCCCTAGCAGAGGGAGAAAAACCTTTCTTGGTTGGTACATCTGGCACCATTGAAACCATTGCTGTGATTCATGCCATGGAGACTCAGGGCAATGAACCAAACCCCCTTAATGGTTATGAAATACCGAGGAAAAGTATAGAGGAAATCCTCAAAAAACTCCTTAAGATGAACTATGAGGAAAGAGCTTCGTTGTCGGGAATGTCTGATCGAAGGGCGGAAATTATTGTGGCTGGAATAACTATTTTGTTAGAAGCCATGACCATGTTAGAAATTGATTCTATTACTATCTGTGAGAGGGCGTTACGGGAGGGGATTATTGTTGATTGGATGTTACAAAATGGCTACATTGAAAATCGTCTTGTTTTTCAAACCAATGTTCGCACCCGTAGCGTGATGAAGATTGCCCATAAGTATCAAGTGGATTTGCCCCATGGGGAAAGAATTGCTCAATTTGCACTGAAAATTTTTGATCAAATCCAAGGGGAGTTACATAATTGGGGAGAAAAGGAAAGGGAATATCTTTGGGCGGCGGCGATTCTGCACAATTGCGGTTTATATATTTCCCATGCTGCCCATCATAAGCATTCTTATTATTTGATTCGTCATGGAGAGTTTTTAGGATTCACAGAAATTGAGGTGGAATTAATTGCTCAAATTGCCCGTTATCATCGCAAGAGTAAGCCTAAACGTAAACATGAAACTTATTATTCTTTGCCCCATCAATACCGCAAAATAATCAAACAAATGAGTGCCATATTACGCCTTGCCATCGCCCTTGATCGTCGTCAGATAGGGGCTATCAATGATTTGGAGTGTAAATATGACTCGGAATATAAAAAATTACATTTACAACTAATTCCTGCGATCAAAAATGATGATTGTGCCTTAGAGTTATGGAATTTGGATTATAAAAAACCAATTTTTGAAAATGAATTTGAGGTTAAAGTCTTAGCAACCCTCACGAATTAA
- a CDS encoding hypothetical protein (KEGG: cyc:PCC7424_2081 hypothetical protein~SPTR: Putative uncharacterized protein): MKKLSRLIVGFSLACLLIILPACGDNTPSRFEGAQQESIDAGSRNTAVSTDAVQGASFNRFFPVSDGNYERVFTQEKDGFVEAVLKESGQNVATLGVFDTISNPSAKDDFNGSQGQIGGYPVAQKGSRATALLVADRFQVTVRSTDDSFTVADREAWLAKFDLNGLASLD, from the coding sequence ATGAAAAAGTTATCTCGTTTAATAGTTGGTTTTTCTCTGGCTTGTCTACTTATTATTCTTCCTGCCTGTGGAGATAATACCCCCTCAAGGTTTGAAGGGGCGCAACAAGAAAGCATAGATGCGGGAAGTCGTAACACCGCAGTATCGACAGATGCAGTGCAAGGTGCTAGTTTTAATCGCTTTTTCCCTGTGAGTGATGGGAATTATGAGCGAGTTTTTACCCAAGAAAAAGATGGTTTTGTGGAGGCTGTGTTAAAAGAGTCGGGGCAAAATGTGGCAACCTTGGGGGTTTTTGATACCATTAGTAATCCCTCGGCTAAGGATGATTTTAATGGTAGTCAGGGACAAATAGGGGGTTATCCTGTGGCACAAAAAGGCTCTAGGGCAACGGCTCTCTTAGTGGCAGATAGATTTCAGGTTACGGTGCGATCGACCGATGATAGTTTTACCGTTGCCGATAGGGAGGCTTGGTTGGCGAAATTTGATCTCAATGGTTTAGCAAGTTTAGATTAG
- a CDS encoding hypothetical protein (COGs: COG1563 subunit of the Multisubunit Na+/H+ antiporter~KEGG: cyt:cce_1681 hypothetical protein~SPTR: Putative uncharacterized protein) yields the protein MENLYIYIITALMPISALLLIFQPNPYYALVIRGILGAVAILVYVILGGADVALTEALVGTLLTIALYVIAIRSSMILKIGVLAENQSSTELKEISSKLKEIISHHYLRLELLTYENKDKLDQALTNEEIHGVIIPSELSPEKPYQTIIRVPRIYDIVKPELNNIAKVV from the coding sequence ATGGAAAACTTATATATCTACATAATTACAGCATTAATGCCCATTTCTGCCCTTTTACTCATATTTCAACCCAATCCTTATTATGCCCTGGTGATTCGGGGGATATTGGGAGCCGTTGCCATATTGGTATATGTTATTTTAGGTGGTGCCGATGTAGCCCTTACCGAAGCGCTGGTGGGTACTCTTTTAACTATCGCTTTATATGTAATCGCCATTCGTTCATCCATGATTCTCAAAATTGGAGTTTTGGCGGAAAATCAAAGCTCCACAGAATTAAAAGAAATTAGTAGTAAATTAAAAGAAATTATCTCCCATCATTATTTACGGTTAGAATTATTAACCTATGAAAACAAGGATAAATTAGATCAAGCCCTCACCAACGAAGAGATTCATGGTGTAATTATTCCTAGTGAATTATCCCCCGAGAAACCTTACCAAACTATTATCCGAGTACCAAGGATTTACGATATTGTTAAGCCTGAGTTAAATAATATTGCTAAGGTTGTTTAA
- a CDS encoding RecA protein (PFAM: recA bacterial DNA recombination protein~TIGRFAM: protein RecA~COGs: COG0468 RecA/RadA recombinase~InterProIPR013765:IPR020584:IPR003593:IPR020588:IPR 020587:IPR001553~KEGG: cyt:cce_4639 recombinase A~PFAM: RecA domain protein~SMART: AAA ATPase~SPTR: Protein recA;~TIGRFAM: recA protein) — translation MATSTSAQGSDREKALNLVLSQIERNFGKGAIMRLGDAAKMKVETISSGALTLDLALGGGLPKGRIIEIYGPESSGKTTLALHAIAEVQKAGGVAAFVDAEHALDPNYSSALGVDIDNLLVAQPDNGESALEIVDQLVRSAAVDLVVIDSVAALVPRAEIEGEMGDLQVGLQARLMSKALRKIAGNIGKSGSTVIFLNQLRQKIGISYGSPEVTTGGTALKFYASVRLDIRRIQTLKKGSDGEYGIRAKVKVAKNKVAPPFRIAEFDIIFGSGISRTGCLLDLAEKTDVVTRKGAWYSYEGDNIAQGRDNAVKYLEENPELAQIVEQKVKENLEINNVSFGGSNNDGDDFDSEE, via the coding sequence ATGGCTACAAGTACCAGCGCACAAGGTTCAGATAGAGAAAAAGCCCTTAATCTAGTCCTCAGTCAAATTGAACGCAACTTCGGCAAAGGGGCAATCATGCGCCTCGGAGATGCGGCCAAAATGAAAGTAGAAACCATCTCTAGCGGTGCCTTAACCCTCGACTTGGCATTGGGTGGTGGTTTACCAAAAGGAAGAATTATCGAAATATATGGTCCTGAAAGTTCTGGTAAAACTACTCTAGCACTCCATGCGATCGCAGAAGTACAAAAAGCAGGGGGAGTAGCCGCTTTCGTAGATGCTGAACACGCCTTAGATCCCAACTATTCCAGCGCCTTGGGAGTAGATATAGATAATTTACTTGTAGCCCAACCCGATAACGGTGAATCAGCCTTAGAAATCGTTGATCAATTGGTGCGTAGTGCAGCCGTTGATTTAGTAGTAATTGACTCCGTCGCCGCCCTAGTACCCCGAGCAGAAATTGAAGGGGAAATGGGAGACTTACAGGTAGGTTTACAAGCCCGTTTGATGAGTAAAGCCCTAAGAAAAATTGCAGGAAATATCGGTAAATCAGGCTCTACCGTAATTTTCCTTAACCAATTACGTCAAAAAATCGGCATCAGTTATGGTAGTCCAGAAGTAACCACAGGAGGGACGGCATTAAAATTTTATGCCTCAGTGCGCCTAGATATTCGTCGTATCCAAACCCTCAAAAAAGGAAGTGATGGGGAATATGGTATCCGTGCCAAGGTGAAAGTTGCTAAAAATAAAGTGGCACCTCCCTTCCGCATTGCCGAATTTGACATCATTTTCGGTTCGGGAATTTCTCGCACTGGTTGCCTTCTCGATTTGGCAGAAAAAACCGATGTCGTCACCCGTAAAGGGGCATGGTATAGCTATGAGGGTGATAACATTGCCCAAGGTAGAGATAATGCTGTTAAATATTTAGAAGAAAATCCCGAGTTGGCCCAGATTGTTGAACAAAAGGTTAAAGAAAACCTAGAAATTAATAATGTTAGCTTTGGTGGTTCAAATAATGATGGGGATGATTTTGACAGTGAAGAGTAG
- a CDS encoding glycosyl transferase group 1 (PFAM: Glycosyl transferases group 1~COGs: COG0438 Glycosyltransferase~InterPro IPR001296~KEGG: mar:MAE_23140 glycosyl transferase~PFAM: glycosyl transferase group 1~SPTR: Similar to tr|Q8YPM5|Q8YPM5_ANASP Alr4168 protein), producing MRILIYSYNYHPEPIGIAPLMTELAEGLAKNGHDVRVLTAMPWYPQSQIYPEYRGKIYSKEEKNGVKIYRSYVWASQKRSFINRAMFELSFAFLSIWQGLKFWRPDIILLTIPGLPVIVPAYLLSKIYGSPLIVNLQDILPDAAVHVGLLTNKKLIKIFTLLEKFAYQKADKISVIADGFTKNLAQKNVDINKIVKIPNWVDVNFIKPVAKDDSYFIKENNLQGKFVVIYSGNIALTQPIEILIEAAQKLKHLENLMVVIVGKEEALARLESYRQELGCDNVLLKPFQPREKLPEMLGAMEIGMVTQKSNVIDFNLPSKIPVLLASGCLIIGSVPESGTAAGAIRESGGGVVIPPEDAEALAKQIEHFYHNPELVAQMSRAGRKYAETHYSFEGAIALYEQLFDGVIRSRG from the coding sequence ATGCGTATCTTAATTTATTCCTATAATTATCATCCCGAACCCATTGGCATAGCTCCATTAATGACAGAATTAGCAGAAGGTTTAGCAAAAAATGGTCATGATGTCAGGGTTTTAACCGCAATGCCTTGGTATCCTCAAAGTCAAATTTATCCTGAATATCGAGGAAAAATTTATAGTAAAGAAGAAAAAAACGGGGTTAAGATTTATCGTTCTTATGTGTGGGCTAGTCAAAAAAGAAGTTTTATTAATAGAGCGATGTTTGAGCTAAGTTTTGCTTTTTTAAGCATTTGGCAAGGGTTAAAATTTTGGCGACCTGATATTATATTACTTACGATTCCGGGTTTGCCTGTGATTGTTCCTGCTTATTTATTGAGTAAAATATATGGTTCTCCTTTGATTGTCAATTTGCAGGATATATTACCCGATGCGGCAGTTCATGTAGGTTTATTAACTAATAAAAAATTAATTAAAATCTTTACTTTATTGGAAAAATTTGCTTATCAAAAAGCTGATAAAATTTCTGTTATTGCTGATGGTTTTACGAAGAATTTAGCTCAAAAAAATGTAGATATTAACAAAATTGTCAAGATTCCTAATTGGGTTGATGTGAATTTTATCAAACCTGTGGCAAAAGACGATAGTTATTTTATTAAGGAGAATAATTTACAAGGAAAATTTGTGGTTATTTATTCTGGTAATATTGCCCTGACTCAACCTATCGAAATTTTAATTGAAGCCGCCCAAAAGTTGAAGCATTTAGAAAATTTAATGGTGGTGATTGTGGGTAAAGAGGAAGCCTTGGCAAGATTGGAAAGTTATCGTCAGGAATTGGGTTGTGACAATGTGTTATTGAAACCCTTTCAACCAAGGGAAAAGTTACCCGAAATGCTGGGGGCGATGGAGATTGGTATGGTGACACAAAAAAGTAATGTCATTGATTTTAATTTACCTTCTAAAATCCCTGTATTACTGGCTAGTGGTTGCCTGATTATTGGCTCGGTGCCTGAATCTGGTACGGCGGCAGGGGCTATTCGAGAAAGTGGTGGGGGGGTAGTGATTCCCCCTGAAGATGCCGAGGCTTTGGCGAAGCAAATTGAGCATTTTTATCATAATCCTGAGCTTGTGGCACAGATGAGTAGGGCAGGGCGTAAATATGCGGAAACTCATTATTCCTTTGAAGGTGCGATCGCCCTTTATGAGCAACTTTTTGATGGGGTGATCAGGAGTAGGGGTTAA
- a CDS encoding methionine aminopeptidase, type I (PFAM: Metallopeptidase family M24~TIGRFAM: methionine aminopeptidase, type I~COGs: COG0024 Methionine aminopeptidase~InterPro IPR002467:IPR000994:IPR001714~KEGG: cyc:PCC7424_2580 methionine aminopeptidase~PFAM: peptidase M24~SPTR: Methionine aminopeptidase;~TIGRFAM: methionine aminopeptidase, type I): protein MKILKNLLFTKPKTKGLPPMKKTARGIEIKNEAEIAIMRQSAKIVATVLKEIQEITQAGMTTADLDEYAEKRIREMGATPSFKGYHGFPASICACVNEEVVHGIPSPKKVIRMGDILKIDTGAFYNGFHGDSCITFPVGKVKRSTRKLLEVAETAMYKGIEQVKAGNYLMDIAGAVQDYVESHGYTVVENFVGHGVGRNLHEEPSVFNVRTNDLPNVELQAGMTLAIEPIINVGSKHTRLMGDRWTVVTRDNQLSAQFEHTVLVTETGYDILTDRTLV, encoded by the coding sequence ATGAAAATATTAAAGAATTTACTTTTTACCAAGCCTAAAACCAAAGGATTACCCCCCATGAAAAAAACTGCTCGGGGTATTGAAATCAAAAACGAGGCAGAAATTGCAATTATGCGACAATCTGCCAAAATTGTGGCAACGGTATTAAAGGAAATTCAGGAAATAACTCAAGCAGGAATGACAACGGCGGATTTGGATGAATATGCCGAAAAAAGAATCCGAGAAATGGGGGCAACTCCTAGCTTTAAGGGTTATCATGGTTTCCCTGCCTCTATTTGTGCTTGTGTTAATGAGGAGGTTGTCCATGGTATCCCTAGCCCAAAAAAGGTGATTAGGATGGGAGATATTCTCAAGATTGATACGGGGGCTTTTTATAACGGTTTTCATGGGGATTCCTGTATCACTTTTCCTGTGGGTAAGGTAAAGCGTAGTACCCGTAAGCTGTTGGAAGTAGCAGAAACGGCTATGTATAAAGGCATTGAGCAGGTAAAAGCTGGTAATTATTTAATGGACATTGCAGGGGCGGTGCAAGATTATGTGGAAAGTCATGGTTATACTGTGGTGGAGAATTTTGTGGGGCATGGGGTAGGAAGAAATCTCCATGAAGAGCCTTCGGTGTTTAATGTGCGCACCAATGATTTGCCTAATGTGGAGTTACAAGCAGGGATGACTTTGGCGATTGAGCCTATTATTAATGTTGGTTCTAAGCATACCAGATTAATGGGCGATCGATGGACGGTGGTAACAAGGGATAATCAGTTATCCGCCCAGTTTGAACATACTGTTTTGGTGACGGAGACAGGTTATGACATTTTAACCGATCGCACTTTAGTATAA
- a CDS encoding hypothetical protein (KEGG: cyh:Cyan8802_2724 hypothetical protein~SPTR: Putative uncharacterized protein), with amino-acid sequence MSKSIYELVDNLPKRNITTMVLNSLDFVVPGEWKNPTNFEQMIRDISQETDEQWIQKIGDRAVWLYNDKNQGYQRALWLYQTVDSADYALGAAALANKVGEKIGFLGFLNKLTPSNQKAQALDLAIKLVVEVVAFCQINGLPGDSIGDFVKALKEYEGEALMRMAALVCIDGLIPFGPDFILAVKSTLDNLSPKELSDNGAFSKVSKFIPGGNPAGQLAFVNRSFGAVTGWMTGFVGDRNLTQDKVMKNLQSFVEFSNDQLDYVAAFLDMSTNYFEHTGTQSIANRLIRRAMLEV; translated from the coding sequence ATGAGCAAATCTATTTATGAGTTGGTGGATAATTTACCTAAGCGTAATATTACCACCATGGTTTTAAATTCCCTTGATTTTGTGGTACCGGGGGAGTGGAAAAACCCGACTAATTTTGAGCAGATGATTCGGGATATTAGTCAGGAAACTGATGAGCAATGGATTCAGAAAATAGGCGATCGCGCCGTATGGTTATATAACGATAAAAATCAAGGCTACCAAAGAGCTTTATGGCTTTATCAAACGGTGGACAGTGCTGATTATGCCTTGGGTGCCGCCGCATTGGCAAACAAGGTAGGGGAAAAGATTGGTTTTTTGGGTTTCCTCAATAAGCTAACCCCTAGCAATCAAAAAGCCCAGGCCTTAGATTTAGCCATTAAATTGGTGGTGGAAGTAGTAGCTTTTTGCCAAATTAACGGTTTACCGGGGGATAGTATTGGCGATTTTGTCAAGGCTTTGAAGGAATACGAAGGGGAGGCATTGATGCGCATGGCGGCTTTGGTGTGTATCGATGGTTTGATTCCCTTTGGCCCTGATTTTATTTTGGCAGTAAAATCAACTTTAGATAATTTAAGTCCCAAAGAATTATCTGACAATGGGGCTTTTTCTAAGGTTAGTAAGTTTATCCCTGGGGGTAATCCTGCGGGGCAATTAGCCTTTGTTAACCGAAGTTTTGGGGCTGTAACTGGTTGGATGACTGGGTTTGTGGGCGATCGCAACTTAACCCAAGATAAAGTAATGAAAAACCTACAAAGTTTTGTGGAATTTTCTAACGATCAACTTGATTATGTCGCCGCTTTCCTTGATATGTCAACCAATTATTTTGAACACACTGGCACCCAATCCATTGCCAATCGGTTGATTCGACGCGCCATGCTCGAAGTGTAA
- a CDS encoding hypothetical protein (KEGG: cyc:PCC7424_3208 hypothetical protein~SPTR: Putative uncharacterized protein): MNTTRVRTELKKYIDKLSPEQLTLVANFFEDLEAEEKIDATEELLNIPEFESIFEKANQEIKEGKVRNWKEIRN, from the coding sequence ATGAATACCACTAGAGTACGCACTGAATTAAAAAAATACATAGATAAATTATCTCCTGAACAGTTGACATTGGTAGCCAATTTTTTTGAAGATTTAGAAGCAGAAGAGAAGATCGATGCTACTGAAGAATTACTAAATATTCCAGAATTTGAATCTATTTTTGAAAAGGCAAACCAAGAAATCAAAGAAGGTAAAGTGAGAAACTGGAAAGAAATTAGGAATTAG
- a CDS encoding methylthioadenosine phosphorylase (PFAM: Phosphorylase superfamily~TIGRFAM: 5'-deoxy-5'-methylthioadenosine phosphorylase~COGs: COG0005 Purine nucleoside phosphorylase~InterPro IPR010044:IPR000845:IPR018099~KEGG: mar:MAE_45240 5'-methylthioadenosine phosphorylase~PFAM: purine or other phosphorylase family 1~PRIAM: S-methyl-5'-thioadenosine phosphorylase~SPTR: 5'-methylthioadenosine phosphorylase;~TIGRFAM: methylthioadenosine phosphorylase) has product METVKIGIIGGSGLYKMEALEDVREVSLDTPFGKPSDNIIVGTLDGTRVAFLARHGRNHHLLPTELPFRANIHAMKQLGVEYIISASAVGSLQAEIKPLDLVIPDQFIDRTSKRIATFFGEGIVAHVGFGNPVCGNLADTLAQAIKNLDFPDIDLHQGGTYICMEGPAFSTIAESNLYRSWGASVIGMTNLTEAKLAREAEIAYATLALVTDYDCWNPDHDHVTVETVINNLHQNATNAQKIIRETVKLIVANPFESEAHSALKTSIFTPLDKAPEETKQKLLPILKKYLKN; this is encoded by the coding sequence ATGGAAACAGTCAAAATCGGTATCATTGGCGGTAGTGGTTTATATAAAATGGAAGCCCTCGAGGATGTTAGAGAGGTAAGTTTGGATACCCCTTTTGGTAAACCCTCAGATAATATCATTGTCGGTACATTAGACGGCACTAGGGTAGCCTTTCTAGCACGTCATGGTAGAAATCATCACCTATTACCTACCGAATTACCTTTTCGGGCTAATATCCACGCCATGAAGCAATTAGGGGTGGAATATATCATTTCTGCTTCCGCCGTTGGGTCATTACAAGCAGAAATTAAACCCCTTGATTTGGTAATACCTGACCAATTTATCGATCGCACCTCGAAACGTATTGCCACCTTTTTCGGGGAGGGCATAGTCGCCCATGTAGGTTTTGGTAATCCCGTCTGTGGAAATTTGGCAGATACCCTCGCCCAAGCCATTAAAAACCTTGATTTTCCTGATATTGACCTCCACCAAGGGGGAACATATATCTGCATGGAAGGGCCAGCGTTTTCTACCATCGCTGAATCCAATTTGTATCGCAGTTGGGGTGCAAGTGTCATTGGTATGACTAATTTAACCGAAGCTAAACTGGCTAGAGAGGCGGAAATCGCTTACGCTACCCTTGCCCTGGTAACTGACTATGACTGTTGGAATCCTGACCATGATCATGTTACGGTGGAAACAGTGATTAATAACTTACATCAAAATGCTACTAATGCTCAAAAAATTATTAGGGAAACGGTGAAGTTAATTGTCGCTAATCCCTTTGAGTCGGAAGCTCATTCTGCTCTCAAAACTTCCATTTTTACGCCCCTGGATAAAGCCCCCGAGGAGACAAAACAAAAGTTATTACCTATTCTCAAGAAATACCTTAAGAATTAA